Part of the Lotus japonicus ecotype B-129 chromosome 6, LjGifu_v1.2 genome, GGTATGGTGTGAGATGCaataaagtaacacaagaaaggggggtttgaattgtgttcttgaaaattactttttaaaactttgttttatgaaaagatTATTAGTTCTTAGGCAAAACGTTTAAGAGTGACTTTTCACAaattgtttagtgcagcggaagtaaaacagtaaacagaacagaacgatcagcacacagagatttatactggttcaccctaaacaattgggctacgtccagtacttggccaccaccaagattttcactagcaagtaccaaggacttctccaatacaagtattatccaggacttctccaagtattatcacggacttctccaagtattctgcaggactcctcctataagtattgtacatgacttctcctaaatcttacaaagatttatGATACTCTACAATggttctcttctttcaagagtgaGGGTAGAGACTTTATGGCGCTGGAACTCTATGTGTTTGGGTTCATATTTGACTATTGAATTCACTTCAGAGTTACTACAATAGTGTGAAGAGAATAAAAGatgtgactcttttaaggtacgaggttttctcttCCACTGGGCAGAATTTATGACCTGTGTTTGACACTTGGGAATATCTGCTCAAGCTTTGAATGCTGTTGAGAAGTTTGAATatgaatgcttgaatgcttagattctcagagttaattcttcttgtcttcagatcttcaaggatctcttaaatacttgcttgctagtgttgtagccgttgtgagacacAATCCAACCGTTGAGATAGTCGTTGAGTTTTGATATCGGACCGTTGATTCAATTGgcttggttggtagcttcattaaatgttacttctgaagcaagtctatcctttagcttgaaaggtgatgtttgtcagctagtaggtggtgatagactttgggctacttttcagataagagacaatttggcaatttgatgttgacggcttgtacttttcctcgttggtcagcgtgccttttgctAAAGCAAGGTTTGTCTTCATCTGATTTAGTTTGAATGAAATTCAAGTGATTGTCATAAGATTTGAATGTGACACAACTGGTTGAAATCAAACTGAgtctttggcgctcaaaatatTGCTTGAAATATCTGACTGATGATGTGTCATTGAACGATCAGAATTTTCAACTAGGGTACAGTAGTTGCAAGGTTCCTTCTTTTCCCGGAGAAAAAATTTCTTCTTAATAAATGACAGAACGTTGAGGCGTGTGATATAGAGCCAAGTTTCTCCTGTAATTAAGAATGTTATCAGTGAATAAATTTTCAAAGAAACTTCtattataaaattgttatgatcaaaataagatttaaaaaacgttatgatgcgtttgaacttaacatggTGGGGGTATGGTCTCGATCCTCATGTCCCTCTTACGACGAACTGGGCGAGGAGGAGGGTTAGAGGATGAAGCTTGGGCTCTTCTTTAAGGATCCCGGGCTTCTCCAAAGCTTGATTCTTATGATGAAGACTCGTCTATAAGAACAAGTATAGGCTCTTGGGATGGTTGGTTGAGAGGGAGATCAAAAGAAGGGTATAATGGGGGGGGGGTGCTAAAAAGGGGTATAGTGGGGGTGCTAAAAAGTATGACTCTTGATTGTGGGGTGGATACatgaatggtggtggtggtggtggtggtagtggtcgTCGTAATGGGATGTAATAAAAAAGGGAATGGTTTGGTGATGCCGGTGAAGGTGGCAGCAGTGGTGGTGGGATGTAATGAAAAGGGGGAGGgtgtggtggtgttggtgatTGAGACGTTAGCCGCGATGATGATGACGACACTGAGAGTGTGAGTGTGAGCCAATCGTCTTGGGGTTCTTGATGAATTGATCGAGAGGCCACGATGAAGGTAAGAGAAGTTGGGAAAAAGAAGTTAGGGCAATGATGCGAGCAAGAAGAAAAGATTGATGAAAACAAAGTCAAGTGTATGAAGCCATATATAATCAGTTAAGGAAAAAGTAACAACCATTGTGATGAAGAGGAGATAAAATAGGGGAAACGAAAGTAATCAAGACAATTAATGTACCCATCCTAGAtagaattttttgaatttgaaaagaACATCTTTGATTATGAGTCTTCTTGATCAATTGAAGATAACaacccaaaaataaattaaagtatTAATTAAGAGTTGTCTAATTTATCTTATAGACCAATATAattattcataaaaaataatttaaaatattgttaAAATTTTAACCCAGTTTTCCTAAATATTTGGCTCACCTAAAAATGTGGTAAAAAAACCCATCGAGTATGAATTCATTGACTAACTTCACTGATTGGTGGATTCCATTACTAGCTTCTTAATTTTAGCAGTTTAATATGAttatttacttaattaattGTGAGTTCTAAACTTTCCATGATTGTTTTTATCTTGAAAAAATTTGGCATTCAAGTTAAGAGTTTTTCGTCCAAAACAGATTGATTTTACCTTAATTACTTTATGTTTCAATAAACTATTATTTATTGTAAATAATAACCATTAGGTAAGATATCCTGCACCAACTCACATAGAGTAGCTTTTGGATCCTTGCGTTGACGATTTTCTCTACTAGGGTTTCATGTAGAGGCGTCGGAGTATAGTGAATTAAGTCTGCTTTCGCCGCGTTTTAGCTTCCGATTGTTTTCCTGGTCGTGCTTGGCATCTCCTTGGTGCTGGTTGTGGGGTCTTATCCGGGGGCTGTTTTCAAAATTCTGATGGCGGGGGCGTCGCATCTGACGAGGAATGTGGAAGAGGTTGGGCCGGAGGAGACACTGATTGTCTTTTTTGAGGATAAAGATGTGGCGGAGGCGTTGGCTGGTTATGAGAACTATTTGGCGGGGAGGCTGGTGATTGACAAACCCATATATAAAGGGTCCCTACAAAGTGCCATTGATAATATTTGGTGTAGTCCAGATAAGTTCCAGGTGGAAGAAGTGAGGGTGACGACTTATGTTTTCCACTTGAAGGAGGATAAGGATATCAAACACATTCTTCAAGGCAGTCCGTGGATTTTTCAGAATTCATGTTATTTGGTGCAACCGTGGAACAGGCACATTGGCTGTGTGGACATGAGCTTTAAGAATTCTACGGTGTGGGTGCAATTGTGGGGACTTCCAGCGCATTGTCGTACTAAGAAGATGAGTATGAAGGTTGGGGCTCACATTGGCAAGGTACTGGATGTAGACATTTTTTAGATGCAGGATAAGCGGAGTGTTGTGAAGGTGTTGGTGGAGATGGAAGTGGAGCGGCCTCTTTAGGATGGAATTAACTCGGGAAGCCATTAGGATGGTTGTACTTCTGTGGAATTAACGGTCATGGGGATCATTTTTGTCCTTTGGCGGCGCGAGCAGAGACAGATGATTCCATTAAGCTAGGAATTTGAGCCCCTCTCTGCGTGCTTTAGCCATGGGAAAGCGGCAGAGTAGATCGTCGAAGGCAAAATCACGTGATGATGGTGGACAAGATGGTGCACAATGTAAAAGAGTTTTTCTTTCCAAAGACCTTAGCGATGTTTGCTAGCCTATCTATAGGGAATAAACCAAGGGAAGGGGTGGAGGTGGAGCTGAAAATGGAGTTGGAGTTGGTGATAGGGGTCATGTGGTTCAATGTCGGCGCATGAGGTGAGTGGAGGTGTGCTTTCCTCCCAGGTAGCTACTGATAATGTGGATGAGGGGCATGTTGGGATGGAAAACCGAGGAAGTTCGACTAGTTAGGCGTGAACAACTATTTCAAATCCTATAGATGGTAGGAAGGTTGTGGATGAGGTGTCTTGTGACCTCAGGTGGTCGAGGCTGTGAATGGCGGTGCACTTTGATGTGGCCCATGGGAATGGTGGGGTTATGGTCTCGATCCTCACGTGCCTCTTTCGACGAACTAGGGGAGGATGAGGGTTAGAGGATGAAGCCCGAGCTCTTCTTCAAGGAGCCCGGGATTCTCAGAAGCTTGATTCTTTTGAAGAAGATCGTCTATAAGAACAAGTTTATGCTCTTGGGAGGGTGGGTTGAGAGGGAAATCAAAAGAAGGGTATAGTCGGGGTGCTAAAAAGTATGATTCTTGATTGTGGGGTGGATACatgaatggtggtggtggtggtgttagtTGTAGTGGTAATAGGAAGTAATGAAAAGGGAATGGTTTGGTGATGCTAGTGAAGGTGGCAGCGGTGGTGGTGGGATGTATTGAAAAGGGGGAGGGTGTGGCGGTGTTGGTGATTGAGACGTTAGCGGCGGTGATGATGACTACACTGAGAATGTGAGTGTGAACCAATCGTCTTGGGGTTCTTGATGAATTGATCGAGAGGCCACGATGAAGGTAAGAGAAGTAGGGAAAAAGAAGTTAGGGAAATGATGCGAGAAAGAAGAAAGGATTGATGAAAGCAAGGTCAAGTGTATGAAGCCATATATAATCAGTTAAGGAAAAAGTAACAACTATTGTGAAGAAGAGGAGATAAAATAGGGGAAACAAAAGTAACCAAGACATTTAATGTACTCATCCTAGAtagaattttttgaatttgaaatgaacATCTTCGATTATGAGTCTTCTTTATCAATTGAAGATAACAGtctaaaaacaaattaaagtacTAATTAAGAGTTGTCTAATTTATCTTATAGACCAATATAAATAttcataaataataattttaaattttgtaaATTTGTTAACCCACTTATCCTAAATATTTGGCTCACCTAAAAATGTGGTAAAAAAAACCCATCGAGTATGAATTCATTGGCTAACTTCACGGATTGATGGATTCCATTACTAGCTTCTTAATTTTAGCAGTTTAATGTGGTTATCTTCAAAAAATTTGGCATTCAAGTTGAGAGTTTTTCGTCCAAAACAAATTGATTTTACTTAAAGTACTTTATGTttcaataatatattatttaccGTAAATAATAACCATTAGGTAAGATATCCTACACCAATTCACATAGAGTAGCTTTTGGACCCTTGTGTTGACGATtttctctgctagggtttcatgCAGAGACGTCGGCGTATAGTGAATTGAGTCTGCTTTCGTCACGTTTTAGCTTGTGGGGTCCTGTCCGGGGTCTGTTGTCAAAATTCTGATGGCGGCGCCTGGGGCATCGCGTCTGACGAGAATGCAAAGGGGGTTGGGCTGGAGGATACGCTGATTGTCTTTTTTTAGGATAAAGGTGTGGCGGAGGCGTTGGCTGGTTATGAGAACTATTTGGTGGGGAGGCTGTTGATTGACAAACTCATACATAAAGGGTCCCTACTAAGTGCCATGGATAATATTTGGTGTAGTCCAGATGGGTTCTAGGAGGAAGAAATGGGGGTGAAGACTTATGTTTTCACTTGAAGGAGGATAAGGATATCAAACGCATTCTTCAAAGCAGTCCGTGGATTTTTCAGAATTCATGGTTGGTGAAACCGTGGAACAGGCACATTGGTCGTGTGGACATGAGCTTTACGCATGCTATGGTGTGGGTGCAATTGTGGGGACTTCCAGCGCATTGTTGTACTAAGAAGATGAGTATGAAGGTTGGGGCTCACATTGACAAGGTACTAGATGTAGAAATTTTTGAGATGTAGGATAAGCGGAGTGTTGAGAAGCTGTTGGTGGAGATGGAAGTGGAGGGACCTCTTTGGGATGGAATTAACTCGGGAAGCCATAAGGATGGTCGTACTTATGTGGAATTATTGGTCAAGGGGATCGTTTTATTCCTTTGGCGGTGCGAGCGGAGACGGATGATTCCATTAAACTAGGAATCTGATCCCCTCACTGCGTGCTTTGGCCATGGGAAAGCGGCATAGTAGGTTGTCGAAGGAAAAACCACGTAATGATCATGGACGAGATGGTGCACAATGTAAAAGAGTTTTCTTTCCAAAGATTTTAGCGAAGTTTACTAGCCTATCCATGGGGTATAAATCAAGGGAAGAGGTGGAGGTGGAGCTGAAGAGGGAGTTAGAGTTGGTGATGGGGGTTCTGTGGTTCAATGTCGACGAAGGAGGTGGGTGGAGGTGTGATTTCCTCCCAGGTAGCTATTGATAATGTGGATGAGGGGCATGTTGGGATGGAAAACCGAGGAAGTTCTGCTACTGAGGCGTGAATAACTATTTCAAATCCTAAAGGTGGTAGGAAGGTTGTGGATGAGGTGTCTTGTGACCTCAGGTGGTCGAGGCGGTGAATGGCGGTGCCCTTTGATGTGGTCCATGGGAATGGTGCGGGTATGGTCTCAATCCTCATGTCCTTCTATCGACGGATTGGATGAGGAGGAGGGTTAGAGGATGAAGCACGGGCTCTTCTTGAAGGAGCACAGACTTCTCCAAAGCTTGATTCTTATGACGAAGACTCGTCTATTAGAACAAGTATAGGCTCTTGGGATGGTGGGTTGAGCCGGAAATCAAAAGAAGGGTATAGTGGGGGTGCTAAAAAGTATGATTCTTGATTGTGGGGTGGATACatgaatggtggtggtggtggtgttagtTGTAGTGGTAATAGGAAGTAATGAAAAGGGAATGGTTTGGTGATGCCAGTGAAGGTGACAGCGGTGGTGGTGGGATGTATTGAAAAGGGAGAGGGTGTGGCGGTGTTGGTGATTGAGACGTTAGTGGCGGTGATGATGACGACACTGAGAATGTGAGTGTGAACCAATCGTCTTGGGGTTCTTGATGAATTGATCGAGACGCCACGATGAAGGTAAGAGAAGTAGGAAAAAAGAAGTTAGGGAAATGATGCGAGAAAGAAGAAAGGATTGATGAAAGCAAGGTCAAGTGTATGAAGCCATATATAATCAGTTATGGAAAAAGTAACAACCATTGTGATGAAGATGAGATAAATAGGGAAACGAAAGTAATCAAGACATTTAATGTACTCATCCCAGAtagaattttttgaatttgaaaagaAATCTTTGATTATGAGTCTTCTTGATTAGTTGAAGATAACAGCCcaaaaacaaattaaagtatTAATTAAGAGTTGTCTAATATATCTTATAGACCATTATTtatattcataaaaaataatttaaaattttgtacATTTGTTAATCCACTAATCCTAAATATTTGGTTCACCTGAAAATGTGGTAAAAAATACCATCGAGTATGAATTCATTGGCTAACTTCTCAGATTGGTGGATTCCATTACTAGCTTCTTAATTTTAGCAGTTTAAGGTGGttatttacttaattaattgtgagttttaaaattttgatgaTTGTTTTTATCTTGAAAAAAATTTGGCATTCAAGTTGAGAGTTTTTCGTCCAAAACATATTGATTTTACTTAAAGTACTTTATGtttcaataaaatattatttactgTAAATAATAACCAGTAGGTAAGATATCTTGCACCGATTCACATAGAGTAGCTTTTGGATCCTTGCGTTGAAGGTTTTCTTTCTTAGGGTTTCATGCAAAGGCATCGGCGTATCGTGAATTGAGTCCGCTTTTATCGCGTTTTAGCTTCTAATCCTTTTCCTGGTCGTGCTTGGCATCGCCTTGGTGCTGGTTGTGGGGTCATGTCCGGGGGATGTTGTCAAAATTCTGATGGCGGCTGCGGGGGCGTCGCGTCTGACGAGGAATGCAGAGGAGGTTGGGCCGGAGGAGACACTAATTGTCTTTTTTGAGGATAAATATGAGAACTATTTGGTGGGGAGGCTGGTGATTGACAAACCCATACTTAAAGGGTCCCTACAAAGTGCCATTGATAATATTTAGTGTAGTCCAGATGGGTTCCAGGCGGAAGAAGTGGGGGTGAAGACATATGTTTTCCACTTAAAGGAGGATAAGGATATCAAACGCTTTCTTTAAGGCAGTCCGTTGATTTTTCTGAATTCATGGTTGTTGGTGCAACCGTGGAACATGCACATTGGCCGTGTGGACATGAGCTTTAAGCATTCTATGGTGTAGGTGCAATTGTGGGGAATTCCAGCGCATTGTCGTACTCAGAAGATGGGTATGAAGGTTGGGGCTCACATTGGCATGACACTAGATGTAGACATTTTTGAGATGCAGGATAAGCGAAGTGTTGTGAAGGTGTTGGTGGAGATGGAAGTGGAACGGCCTCTTTGGGATGAAATTAACTCGGGAAGCCATAAGGATGGTCGTACTTCTGTGGAATTATTGGTCATGGGGATCAGTTTTGTCCTTCGGCGCCGCGAGCGAAGACGGATGATTCCATTAAACTAGGAGTCTGAGACCCTCACTGCGTGCTTTAGCCATGAGAAAGCGGTAGAGTAGGTCTTCGAAGGCAAAAACACGTGATGATCGTGGACAAGATGGTGCACAATGTAAAAGAGTTTTCTTTCCAAAGATCTTAGCGAAGTTTGCTTGCCTATCTATGGGGAATAAACCAAGGGAATGGGTGGAGGTGGAGCTGAATAGGTAGTTGGAGTTGGTGATGGGGGGCCTGTGGTTCAGTGCCGGCGCAGGAGGTGGGGGAGGTGTGCTTTCCTCTCAGGTAGCTACTGATTATGTGGATGAGGAGCATGTTGGGATGGAAAAGCGAGGGAGTTCTGGTAGTGAGGCGTGAGCAactatttcaaattttattgatGGTAGGAAGGTTGTGGATGGGTGTCTAAGGAGGAGGTGTGGATGAGGGGCAGTTTACCAGGAGGAGGTGCGGCTTGCCGTTAAACATATGAAACCAACAGTAGCTCTAGGGCCAGATGGTTTACCTGCATTATTCTATCATAGGTATTGGTTTGTGATTGAAGATGATATTGCAGGAGTAGTACTGGTTGTGTTCAATGATGGAGAGATCCCGAATGTTTTAATGATACATTTATTTGTTTGATTCGAAAGGTGAAGAGGCCAAAGCATACTATTGAATTCCGACCAATTTCCCTCTGTAATGTCCTCTTTAAAATCATCACAAAGACAATTGCAAAGAAGTTGAAGTTGGTCGTTCCTCAGATTGTTATGCCATTTCAGAGTGATTTTGTCCCAGGAAGGTTGATCACGAATAATGCTTTGATTGCTTTTGAAACCTTTCATTATATGCGGAAGAACACTAAGGGGAAGAAGGGGGTGGTGGGCATGAAGTTAGAT contains:
- the LOC130725358 gene encoding uncharacterized protein LOC130725358, whose translation is MAGASHLTRNVEEVGPEETLIVFFEDKDVAEALAGYENYLAGRLVIDKPIYKGSLQSAIDNIWCSPDKFQVEEVRVTTYVFHLKEDKDIKHILQGSPWIFQNSCYLVQPWNRHIGCVDMSFKNSTVWVQLWGLPAHCRTKKMSMKVGAHIGKVLDVDIF